The following are encoded in a window of Castanea sativa cultivar Marrone di Chiusa Pesio chromosome 5, ASM4071231v1 genomic DNA:
- the LOC142634899 gene encoding uncharacterized protein LOC142634899 has product MCDPLTPVVMVVTGLKRSMFSNTSCFSNLYLFEHFRKYKSKSYLNSLMMIIGKDSCVTKKKLDCLRMKMCTGVQLRTVKIKGLACKRQMRESTIPTDLSSKNEVCFMMKSAFKVMDTCLWYLDSGCSRHMTGNRSLFKVFESKKGGNVTFGDGSKSQIKGKGIISLPRLLDIANVLYVEGLRVNLLSLSQICDQDFMVLFSKGKCLVMDESGKKLISGVHTLDNCYGLVPDVDILCNIIRLPNEDLWHQQMGHANYKNLFIVSKHESVLGIPKLSRMSNMNGVVERKNMVIQEMARAMLHNKDVARNLWGEAVNTACHTVNRVYFRPDTKKTPYELWKGRKPNVKYFRIFGSTCFILKDRENVEKFDSRSDEGIFLGYSSTSKAYRVYNKRTMKVMETANVVIDESADSSFAKSIEELPKETLPL; this is encoded by the exons ATGTGTGATCCactgacccctgttgtcatggttGTCACTGGTTTGAAGAGATCTAtgttttcaaatacatcttgtttttctaatctctatcTGTTTGAGCATTTCAGAAAatacaagtctaaaagttatttgaattcTCTTATGATGATCATTGGAAAAGATAGCTGTGTGACCAAGAaaaaactagactgtctcagaatgaaaatgtgcaCAGGAGTTCAGCTGAGAACAGTAAAAATCAAAGGCTTAGCTTGTAAAAGGCAGATGCGAGAAAGCACCATTCCCACTGATCTATCATCTAAAAATGAAGTTTGCTTTATGATGAAGTCCGCATTTAAAGTTATGGACACTTGCTTATGGTACCTTGACAGTGGATGCTCAAGACACATGACTGGAAACCGATCCCTTTTCAAGGTTTTCGAGTCTAAGAAAGGTGGTAATGTCACTTTTGGTGATGGGAGCAAATCACAGATTAAAGGGAAGGGAATTATCTCTCTACCTAGACTGTTGGACATTGCAAATGTTCTATATGTAGAAGGTCTAAGGGTGAACCTTTTGAGTCTAAGTCAaatatgtgatcaagacttcATGGTACTATTCTCCAAGGGAAAGTGTCTTGTCATGGATGAGTCtggaaagaaactcataagtggtGTTCACACTCTAGACAACTGCTATGGGTTGGTTCCTGATGTTGATATTTTGTGCAACATCATTCGTTTGCCAAATGAAGATTTATGGCATCAACAGATGGGACATGCTAATTACAAAAATCTCTTtattgtatctaagcatgaatcagtTTTGGGGATACCGAAGCTTAGTAGAATGAGCAATATG aatggtgtagtagaaaggaAGAACATGGTTATTCAGGAGATGGCCAGAGCCATGTTGCACAATAAGGATGTTGCCAGAAACTTGTGGGGAGAAGCCGTTAACACTGCATGTCATACGGTTAATAGGGTGTATTTCAGACCCGACACCAAGAAGACtccatatgagttatggaaaggaAGGAAGCCAAATGTGAAGTATTTCAGAATATTTGGAAGTACTTGCTTCATCCTtaaggatagagagaatgtggAAAAGTTTGACTCTAGAAGTGATGAAGGAATATTTCTAGGATACTCCTCTACAAGTAAGGCTTATCGGGTATACAACAAAAGGACCATGAAGGTAATGGAGACAGCgaatgttgttattgatgagtCTGCAGATTCCAGTTTTGCAAAAAgtattgaggaacttcccaaaGAAACTCTTCCTCTTTAG